In a single window of the Pseudomonadota bacterium genome:
- a CDS encoding DsbA family protein: MNQNSLEPLDVYWSFRSPYSYLATPDLTKLAEDYRVELNLRVVLPMAVRSKAKLFDASNRKPAMYLLMDSMRRAEFLGMPLVFPPTPDPVAQNLETFEVAEEQPLIMRLAMLGVEAQRQGKGLAFAKEISYLIFSGTKDWDQGDLMQQATSAAGLDLAAMERAIVHGDHLDEVERNHAGLDSAGHWGVPTMVVRGEPFFGQDRVETLRWRLDQFGLRSG; this comes from the coding sequence GTGAACCAAAACTCCCTAGAACCCCTCGACGTTTACTGGTCGTTCAGGAGCCCTTACTCCTACCTCGCAACGCCTGACCTGACGAAACTCGCCGAAGACTACCGGGTGGAGCTGAACCTTCGCGTCGTATTGCCCATGGCGGTTCGTTCCAAAGCGAAACTGTTTGACGCTTCCAACCGGAAGCCCGCGATGTATCTACTTATGGATAGCATGCGTCGGGCTGAGTTTCTGGGGATGCCTTTGGTTTTTCCCCCAACCCCAGATCCGGTCGCGCAGAACCTCGAAACATTCGAGGTAGCCGAGGAACAGCCGCTCATCATGCGTTTGGCGATGCTGGGTGTGGAGGCCCAGAGACAAGGCAAGGGCCTGGCGTTTGCCAAGGAAATCTCTTACCTGATTTTCAGTGGAACAAAAGACTGGGATCAGGGCGACCTTATGCAGCAAGCAACCTCGGCGGCAGGCCTTGACCTGGCTGCCATGGAGCGCGCGATTGTGCATGGAGACCACCTTGATGAAGTCGAGCGCAACCACGCTGGGCTGGATTCGGCCGGACATTGGGGCGTCCCGACGATGGTGGTTCGGGGTGAACCGTTTTTTGGGCAGGATCGAGTGGAAACGCTCCGCTGGCGGCTTGATCAATTTGGGCTCCGGAGCGGTTGA
- a CDS encoding putative Ig domain-containing protein yields the protein MSKVTQRPRRFLHVVIAALCCHQAHAIDCGEILSDGFENDTALSLPQIAAIPDQVTPIGERIEFDIDTAIPSEQTGNTFALVEAPDGMTIDASTGEVAWTPSSAQVGTTLVSVQVTTGAGISNSRCFAAQGIGTSGSPLIDSISDQVALVDQPFSVTVTATDPDPGDVLSFELISAPVGMDIDPASGEVSWMPMPGDIGAVPVRVRVSDPGGAADEEAFQLQVVAQNAPPVLEVVQDRGGAPNVPVEIDANAVDPDGDDVTYALSMRPTGMTIDPDSGAVRWMPTFQQLGPHDVTIAARDSLGASDTQSFEILVDLNRAPVAVDDSGFRVERGDTLTVPASGVLANDTDPNGDLLSSLLETGASRGDLSLGNDGSFEYTPDNPAGTIGMQLKWENISTNGGSSGGWQPLIGQLDDDPASEIIILDSGGISSVRIDAYDGDTGAQEWVRVFGNRDLGASSQWEGALADIDLDGKPEILLVGGDPDISPTRLLRLYALEHDGGLKWISESLPKRGYDPTRDDIRNDANGDLSDSAISVADLDGDGLPEIIVAPNNDFTSYQVWDANGRKVDYAFAPGVRESTRGTRVSVVDLDLDEVPEVVVSNAAFTNKGEVIWTRDDVEDSLGPFAHPQVANLDDDPYPELVRRLGGFRETNVVLALNHDGSTLWDYEFPGGNSSLWSPITIADVNNDGQAEVLAAGGVLADRFDVINGQDGTMLWSNTLQTGRSGATVFDMDRDGFNEVIYIDENSDLYVWDGRDGSEKLVVDLITNDTFPTEHTVPVFADIDADGHAELILPIGFTFSPTPNLQVWESTSDDWAPARGVWNQARYYVTNVNDDLTVPAKLRPHWLLPGLNVAMVNERLPEDRIEDSDQFSYRASDGELISNVATVDITILPPNTAPRILSSPRLAASPGFEYVYRALAVDADVGESLTWSIAEGPAGMAVDALGTVTWTPTAGDLGSNPVVLQVTDSVGAAGFQNYVIEVEAPVSVPDINGLTQAQAVDAIESAGLAVESIREAFSETVAAGLVVAQQPAAGVSAAAGDGVVVDVSLGPVPLRVPDVVALTLDSATADIVGGGLSVGTVEFVNDSLQPANTVLIQDPAPRAFAAPGSPVDITVSGGPRASIDITPRVIAAGSTAEVSVVVRDLDGTPLDPQPAVSLSLDVTPDDVDGTLPTLNATTITTAIDSQGSFEVTASFTGNGPETISTVGVIAQPISDGDGADVFNLFATQLRSFEVLIGDLITAVNANDSATIVSIDSDLGDLLDEIDVALLSVLSPIAPVGGVPPSAETAAMNGFPPAPDDAAYVGAALDLFVSLEQTEQVITEGTAPDAVINALNQDLADVASVVSSLDPSVYGVLDASEVLIALLGTRAPRVLVADIRAVRQALRDQGLIASKEGPAAQKFSLIGIMSATQLRSKIISDIYVPYLGQVAKSIATIVGADLLGPYANQGAIAGIITGGSLALHVFEIENSVIEGTGFDTLLPEGNSVIFFGPELIDAVLAIVTQDLPQAKDLKDLNSIKDAIKKQIDMANTVQSAIDNAVSSPSSVLRGCILDNLPDCRQLVYPDGFKSVYKIDSGLALPASVGIVVHNLAGGGFAVTVANFFPTRE from the coding sequence ATGAGTAAGGTCACCCAACGCCCCCGCCGTTTCCTGCACGTCGTCATTGCGGCTCTGTGCTGCCATCAGGCCCACGCCATCGACTGTGGAGAGATTCTGAGCGACGGCTTCGAAAATGACACGGCGCTGTCGCTACCCCAGATCGCGGCTATTCCCGATCAAGTGACGCCAATCGGCGAGCGGATCGAATTCGATATCGATACGGCAATCCCGTCTGAGCAGACCGGCAATACCTTTGCGCTCGTCGAAGCGCCCGACGGCATGACGATCGATGCAAGCACCGGCGAGGTGGCGTGGACACCCTCGTCCGCCCAGGTAGGTACCACGCTTGTTTCGGTCCAGGTGACAACGGGTGCGGGCATCAGCAATTCGCGGTGCTTCGCCGCGCAGGGGATTGGCACGTCAGGTTCCCCGCTGATCGATTCTATCTCGGACCAGGTGGCCCTCGTCGATCAGCCGTTCAGTGTGACGGTGACCGCCACAGATCCCGATCCGGGCGACGTCCTGTCTTTCGAGCTGATCAGCGCGCCCGTCGGTATGGATATCGATCCCGCCAGCGGCGAGGTGAGCTGGATGCCCATGCCGGGTGATATCGGGGCCGTTCCGGTACGCGTCAGAGTATCCGATCCTGGCGGAGCTGCGGATGAAGAGGCATTCCAGCTTCAGGTGGTGGCGCAGAATGCGCCCCCGGTGCTGGAGGTCGTTCAGGACCGCGGAGGCGCCCCAAATGTTCCGGTGGAAATCGACGCAAACGCCGTCGATCCGGATGGTGATGACGTGACCTACGCACTGTCTATGCGGCCCACCGGCATGACCATCGATCCGGACAGCGGCGCAGTCCGCTGGATGCCAACCTTTCAGCAGCTGGGGCCACATGACGTGACCATCGCTGCCCGGGACTCGCTGGGCGCCAGCGACACTCAGTCGTTCGAAATTCTCGTCGACCTGAATCGTGCGCCCGTTGCAGTGGATGACTCCGGCTTCCGGGTTGAACGTGGGGATACGCTGACCGTCCCGGCATCGGGCGTTCTCGCTAACGACACGGATCCGAACGGCGACCTTCTGAGCAGCTTGCTTGAAACAGGAGCGTCAAGGGGGGATCTGTCGCTGGGCAACGACGGCAGCTTTGAGTACACCCCGGATAACCCGGCTGGCACCATCGGCATGCAGCTTAAGTGGGAAAACATCAGCACCAATGGCGGGTCCTCGGGAGGCTGGCAGCCGCTGATCGGACAGCTGGACGATGACCCGGCTTCCGAAATCATTATTCTTGACTCTGGCGGCATATCTTCGGTACGAATTGATGCTTACGACGGGGACACCGGCGCGCAAGAGTGGGTCCGCGTATTCGGCAATCGAGACCTTGGAGCTTCCAGCCAATGGGAGGGGGCCCTCGCGGATATCGATCTTGATGGAAAGCCCGAGATTCTCCTGGTTGGCGGGGATCCGGACATTTCGCCAACCCGGCTGCTTCGTCTTTACGCGCTCGAACACGATGGCGGGCTGAAGTGGATTAGCGAATCGCTGCCGAAACGGGGGTACGACCCAACGCGCGACGATATTCGCAACGACGCCAATGGCGATCTCTCTGATTCTGCGATCAGCGTGGCCGATCTGGATGGCGACGGCCTGCCGGAAATCATCGTTGCCCCCAATAACGATTTCACGTCCTACCAGGTTTGGGATGCGAACGGCCGAAAAGTTGACTATGCCTTTGCGCCGGGTGTTAGAGAGAGCACCAGAGGGACCCGGGTCAGCGTGGTTGATTTGGATCTGGATGAGGTCCCCGAGGTTGTGGTTTCGAATGCCGCCTTCACCAACAAGGGTGAGGTGATTTGGACTCGAGACGATGTCGAAGACAGCCTCGGGCCATTCGCCCATCCGCAGGTTGCCAATCTCGACGACGACCCCTACCCGGAGCTGGTCCGCCGTCTCGGAGGCTTTCGCGAAACCAACGTTGTGCTGGCGCTGAACCACGACGGATCGACGCTATGGGATTATGAATTCCCGGGTGGCAACTCGTCCCTCTGGTCGCCGATCACCATCGCCGACGTCAATAATGATGGTCAGGCTGAAGTGCTGGCCGCGGGCGGCGTACTCGCAGACCGGTTCGACGTGATCAACGGGCAAGACGGCACGATGCTCTGGTCAAACACGTTACAAACTGGCCGGTCGGGTGCAACGGTGTTCGACATGGATCGCGACGGATTCAACGAAGTGATCTACATCGACGAAAATAGTGATCTTTATGTGTGGGACGGCCGCGACGGGTCGGAAAAGCTGGTGGTCGACCTGATCACGAACGATACATTTCCCACCGAGCATACGGTGCCGGTTTTTGCCGACATTGATGCCGACGGCCACGCGGAGCTGATCCTGCCCATCGGTTTTACGTTTAGCCCTACTCCTAACCTGCAGGTCTGGGAGAGCACCAGTGATGACTGGGCGCCGGCACGCGGAGTCTGGAACCAGGCTCGCTATTACGTCACCAACGTCAACGATGATTTGACGGTGCCGGCCAAGTTGCGACCGCACTGGCTTCTGCCTGGCCTGAACGTCGCGATGGTGAACGAACGGCTGCCCGAAGATCGCATCGAAGATTCCGATCAGTTCAGCTATCGGGCCAGTGACGGTGAGCTGATCTCCAACGTGGCCACGGTCGATATCACGATCCTGCCGCCCAACACCGCGCCTCGGATCCTGTCCTCGCCCCGGCTAGCGGCCTCGCCGGGCTTTGAGTACGTCTACCGTGCTCTCGCTGTTGACGCGGACGTCGGTGAATCGCTTACCTGGTCTATTGCTGAAGGGCCGGCCGGTATGGCCGTAGACGCGCTGGGCACGGTGACCTGGACGCCGACCGCAGGCGACCTCGGCTCAAATCCAGTCGTGCTGCAGGTCACCGACAGCGTCGGTGCCGCAGGTTTTCAGAACTACGTTATTGAGGTTGAGGCTCCTGTGTCGGTGCCCGATATCAATGGGCTGACTCAGGCACAGGCGGTCGACGCGATCGAGTCAGCAGGCCTTGCCGTCGAATCGATCCGCGAGGCGTTCAGTGAAACCGTGGCTGCTGGCCTGGTGGTTGCGCAGCAACCTGCTGCGGGCGTGTCCGCTGCCGCCGGTGACGGTGTGGTGGTTGACGTATCGCTGGGGCCTGTCCCGCTGCGAGTCCCGGATGTGGTTGCCCTGACCTTGGACTCAGCGACCGCCGATATCGTTGGCGGGGGCTTAAGCGTCGGCACCGTAGAATTCGTGAACGACAGCCTGCAGCCCGCCAATACGGTGCTGATCCAGGATCCGGCGCCCCGCGCATTTGCGGCCCCGGGGAGCCCCGTGGACATCACCGTGTCCGGCGGCCCGAGAGCCTCGATCGATATCACGCCTCGGGTGATCGCCGCAGGTAGTACCGCCGAGGTATCGGTTGTGGTTCGTGATTTGGATGGCACCCCGCTTGATCCGCAGCCGGCCGTCTCGCTGTCGCTCGATGTTACGCCCGACGATGTCGACGGGACGCTGCCGACGCTGAACGCGACCACCATTACCACCGCCATTGACAGCCAGGGTTCGTTTGAGGTGACCGCAAGCTTCACCGGCAACGGTCCCGAGACGATTTCCACTGTGGGTGTGATCGCTCAGCCCATCAGCGACGGTGACGGTGCTGATGTGTTCAACCTGTTTGCTACGCAGCTCAGGTCTTTTGAGGTCTTGATCGGCGATCTGATCACGGCCGTCAATGCCAACGACAGCGCCACCATTGTCTCCATCGATAGCGATTTAGGCGATCTGCTCGACGAGATCGATGTTGCGCTGCTGAGCGTATTGAGCCCGATTGCCCCGGTCGGCGGTGTTCCGCCTAGCGCGGAGACTGCGGCCATGAACGGCTTCCCGCCGGCGCCCGACGATGCAGCGTACGTTGGGGCCGCGCTCGATCTGTTTGTTTCCCTTGAGCAGACAGAGCAGGTGATTACGGAAGGGACCGCGCCAGATGCCGTGATTAACGCGCTCAACCAGGACCTGGCCGACGTGGCTTCGGTGGTCAGCTCACTGGATCCGAGCGTGTACGGCGTGCTCGACGCCTCAGAGGTGCTGATCGCGCTGCTGGGCACGCGGGCGCCGCGTGTGCTTGTCGCTGATATCCGTGCGGTACGTCAGGCCCTACGCGACCAGGGTCTGATCGCCTCAAAGGAGGGCCCGGCGGCGCAGAAGTTCAGCCTGATCGGCATCATGTCCGCCACCCAGCTTCGCTCCAAGATCATTTCGGATATCTACGTGCCGTACCTGGGCCAGGTGGCTAAATCGATTGCCACGATTGTCGGGGCCGATCTGCTGGGGCCGTACGCTAACCAGGGCGCCATCGCCGGCATCATCACGGGCGGCAGCTTGGCGCTGCATGTGTTTGAAATCGAAAACTCCGTGATTGAGGGAACTGGCTTCGACACGCTGCTGCCGGAGGGCAACTCGGTAATCTTTTTCGGCCCTGAATTGATTGATGCCGTACTGGCGATCGTGACCCAGGATCTCCCACAGGCCAAAGACCTGAAGGATCTGAACTCAATCAAGGACGCCATCAAGAAGCAGATCGATATGGCCAATACCGTCCAAAGCGCGATCGACAACGCGGTCAGCAGCCCGTCATCGGTCCTGCGTGGCTGCATCCTGGATAATCTGCCGGACTGTCGTCAGCTGGTTTATCCCGATGGCTTCAAGTCGGTGTACAAGATTGATTCGGGGCTGGCGCTGCCGGCGTCCGTAGGCATCGTGGTGCATAACCTGGCTGGAGGCGGCTTTGCGGTGACCGTCGCCAATTTCTTCCCAACCAGGGAGTGA
- a CDS encoding nuclear transport factor 2 family protein, producing the protein MTDETHENSNLRALEDGYKLWSAKDPAAVDYFLKLVHENVSWRSLADGAEAVEFTRAQTGVDGVRSYLEGLIADWELESYRVDEYVTQGDTIVVLAHCKFTHRRTGVVLDTPKADIWKFKDGRVISFFELYDTHNFVMAARS; encoded by the coding sequence ATGACCGACGAGACCCACGAAAATTCGAACCTAAGAGCGCTGGAGGACGGCTACAAACTTTGGAGCGCGAAAGATCCCGCGGCGGTGGACTACTTCCTCAAACTGGTTCATGAAAACGTGTCCTGGCGGTCGCTCGCTGACGGCGCGGAGGCGGTGGAATTTACCCGCGCCCAGACCGGCGTGGATGGCGTTCGGTCATACCTGGAAGGCCTGATTGCGGACTGGGAGCTCGAGTCTTATCGAGTGGATGAGTATGTAACCCAGGGCGACACCATCGTCGTGCTCGCTCACTGCAAGTTCACTCACCGACGCACCGGCGTTGTTCTGGACACACCCAAGGCGGATATCTGGAAGTTTAAGGATGGCCGGGTCATCAGTTTCTTTGAGCTCTACGACACGCACAATTTCGTGATGGCAGCTCGGAGCTAG
- a CDS encoding Ig-like domain-containing protein translates to MPLIRFLSLSILVTAFTFSAGLAEPYRWGPDTPGPLAGHLTPLPKNARWQESPDSRTELEINVVLRRSDEAGYLKYLQALYTGNRDKRPPFLSPTEQSERFGPNQDAQETVANYLGAHELQHVHTGLAGQLLTFVGTQAAVERAFGVRIDHFQGGSKRLLANDREPTLPAHVAPHVLAIIGLSSPQTPRGITREHLPLLNACSAAAVVFGVIPGFIILAVYVGFACTIAQLQLDPGGASSYCFLFGLWPPLAAICTGFGLATSAPIPKAGAAVSRGGNATPPLPNMATGLAPHNPPLAVAGFPNDPASAGGWPTGAGQTVGITSFTGFTPQDVADWLALMQIGEERMDQLTRVPVNGGAPITADETEILLDVAAVWSVAPDAAIRVYEAPFSGAGVSFQALFSAMIDDGVDIISNSFAYCESDTYAADVASIDAILQTAAVAGISVFSASGDRGSTCLNGRPDTVHVPSSSPHLTAVGGTTLSFGPGFTYGGETWWDGSADTPPSGQGGFGESAFFPRPAYQDGLSPSLQRSIPDVTVNADPATGYFLCQENDGGCPTGKLYGGTSVGAPIWAGFTALLNERQGSNLGFLNPQLYPLAATQAFHDASELGSDFARVGLGSPNLDSLYRLLNSITLGAPDPDRSELGLAGTAVNGMSQPPLLGLPADGDTAAIVVATLRDSAGHTMSGRPVTLSADVGTAVIEPPTPLMTDDNGQAVFSVTSLDPTTYTLTLTDETSGTVLTAQPLLEYSVPPAVSAGINAFPVTLNADGVSETVITVTLRDALDRPTPGKEIRLDQAGGRSVITGPEPPVTDSQGQIEFRATSVISETVRYTASIVPDFDRAVPGAIEVTFGNGIGGCASDEPSGVNGYQVTPFATGFDVGPLFFGNINQGNCNGGALPVFVGQRALIADSRSGRLFEFPASGGAAIKSLSNLGPTLATEVRGLDGRVYVRRLATTGDFTTGAIFEINPDDGSIRRTVAAPLTCPHGLVVDPLSGDLFFNNVCSGAGSANAAIFRIRDPAGPAPVVENYATLPRTPNGRMAFAPDGTLYAVSGYTDPQPAVVRISGSNGPTPHTVETVDGIYSFFWLTILGADENGQATSLGILQEDGINIVALDADMSQEAIAEGLGPGLVGPDGCLYSTLQHTVYRIADPNGDCPFFPSLADPFLMLEAPELVQQGEAASFNAILRNASVAGGQPVTLAINGVNTGFQMQRTDPDGRVTFTLQGRNSGTDTLVARTQLDGLDVVSNPVTVSWEPGRETSYVNLSVAQLTALAGVDTSFSASLLNLTEAPPVPVSGVEITINLGNQVCAATTDTQGLGSCLLTPTQVGDLALIAEFAGNASLAPDTDETLFRVLDPAGPDLLFRDGFEALLR, encoded by the coding sequence ATGCCATTGATTCGCTTCCTTTCCCTTTCGATCCTCGTGACCGCGTTCACCTTCTCAGCGGGCCTTGCCGAGCCCTACCGATGGGGGCCGGATACACCCGGCCCGCTCGCCGGTCATCTCACGCCGCTCCCGAAAAACGCGCGCTGGCAGGAATCACCCGACTCACGCACTGAACTTGAGATTAACGTTGTGCTGCGCCGCAGCGACGAGGCCGGTTATTTGAAGTACCTACAGGCCCTGTACACGGGCAATCGCGACAAGCGGCCGCCCTTTCTTTCTCCGACTGAGCAAAGCGAGCGATTTGGGCCCAACCAAGATGCGCAGGAGACGGTGGCGAACTATCTGGGCGCTCACGAGCTTCAACACGTCCATACCGGTCTCGCGGGGCAGCTCCTGACGTTCGTCGGGACGCAGGCGGCCGTGGAGCGTGCCTTCGGCGTTCGTATCGATCATTTTCAGGGGGGCAGCAAGCGTCTGCTCGCCAATGATCGGGAGCCGACACTGCCTGCTCACGTGGCGCCCCACGTGCTTGCGATTATTGGCCTTAGCAGTCCGCAGACGCCTCGTGGTATTACGCGAGAACACCTTCCGCTGCTGAACGCCTGCAGCGCAGCCGCGGTGGTCTTTGGCGTGATTCCGGGGTTCATCATCCTGGCGGTGTACGTTGGCTTCGCGTGCACCATCGCACAGCTCCAGCTCGATCCCGGCGGCGCATCCTCCTACTGCTTCTTGTTTGGACTGTGGCCGCCGCTGGCCGCCATCTGCACCGGGTTTGGGTTGGCAACCAGTGCGCCAATTCCCAAAGCCGGCGCGGCGGTGAGCCGGGGCGGCAACGCCACGCCGCCGCTTCCGAACATGGCGACCGGCCTTGCTCCGCACAACCCGCCACTGGCCGTCGCAGGCTTCCCGAATGATCCTGCTTCCGCGGGTGGTTGGCCGACCGGGGCCGGGCAAACCGTTGGAATCACCTCTTTCACGGGCTTTACGCCGCAGGACGTGGCCGACTGGCTGGCGCTGATGCAGATCGGTGAGGAGCGAATGGATCAGCTGACCCGAGTCCCGGTCAACGGCGGAGCGCCGATTACGGCAGATGAAACAGAAATTTTGCTCGACGTCGCGGCGGTGTGGAGCGTTGCGCCAGATGCAGCGATCCGGGTCTACGAGGCGCCTTTTTCCGGTGCCGGCGTGAGCTTCCAGGCGCTCTTCAGCGCGATGATTGACGACGGCGTGGATATCATCAGCAACAGCTTTGCCTACTGCGAGAGCGATACCTACGCCGCGGACGTCGCGAGTATCGATGCCATCCTGCAAACCGCGGCGGTTGCAGGCATCAGCGTTTTCAGCGCCAGCGGGGACCGGGGCAGTACTTGTCTGAACGGTCGACCCGACACCGTGCATGTGCCATCCAGCTCGCCACACCTAACCGCTGTCGGCGGCACAACGCTGAGCTTTGGGCCGGGTTTTACCTACGGCGGTGAAACCTGGTGGGACGGTTCGGCTGACACACCTCCCAGCGGACAGGGTGGCTTTGGTGAAAGCGCATTTTTTCCCCGCCCCGCCTACCAGGATGGCCTTAGTCCTTCCTTGCAGCGATCCATCCCCGACGTCACGGTTAATGCCGATCCCGCTACCGGCTACTTTTTGTGCCAGGAAAATGACGGCGGTTGCCCCACCGGCAAACTGTATGGTGGCACCAGCGTCGGCGCGCCCATCTGGGCGGGATTTACCGCCCTGCTGAACGAACGCCAGGGCAGTAATCTCGGATTTCTGAATCCTCAGCTTTATCCGCTCGCAGCAACCCAGGCGTTCCACGACGCTTCCGAGCTGGGGTCAGACTTTGCCCGCGTGGGTCTGGGTTCACCCAATCTGGACTCGCTGTATCGTCTGCTCAACAGCATTACCCTGGGTGCGCCTGATCCGGATCGGTCGGAGCTAGGCCTCGCTGGCACCGCGGTGAACGGCATGAGTCAGCCACCCCTTCTGGGCCTGCCGGCGGATGGCGACACGGCGGCGATTGTGGTGGCGACGCTGCGCGATTCCGCTGGCCACACCATGAGTGGTCGGCCGGTCACGCTGAGCGCGGACGTCGGCACCGCAGTCATCGAGCCGCCGACGCCGCTGATGACCGACGACAACGGCCAGGCCGTATTCTCCGTAACCAGCCTGGATCCGACGACCTACACGCTCACCTTGACCGACGAAACCAGTGGCACCGTGCTGACGGCCCAGCCGCTGCTGGAGTATTCGGTACCTCCGGCTGTCAGCGCCGGAATCAACGCTTTCCCGGTGACGCTGAATGCGGACGGCGTGTCGGAAACGGTGATTACCGTTACGCTGCGCGATGCGCTCGACAGGCCGACCCCGGGGAAGGAGATACGCCTCGACCAAGCGGGAGGGCGCTCGGTGATCACAGGGCCTGAGCCGCCGGTCACCGACAGCCAGGGACAGATCGAGTTTCGGGCGACCAGCGTCATCAGCGAAACGGTTCGATATACCGCCAGCATTGTTCCGGATTTTGATCGTGCCGTGCCTGGTGCGATCGAAGTCACATTCGGCAACGGGATAGGCGGCTGCGCGAGTGACGAGCCGAGTGGCGTCAATGGTTACCAGGTCACGCCCTTTGCCACCGGTTTCGACGTGGGTCCGCTGTTTTTTGGGAACATTAATCAAGGCAACTGCAACGGGGGAGCCCTGCCGGTGTTTGTCGGGCAGCGTGCGCTGATCGCTGATTCACGCAGCGGCCGACTGTTTGAATTCCCGGCAAGCGGCGGCGCGGCGATTAAGTCGCTCAGCAATCTCGGGCCGACGCTTGCTACGGAAGTGCGGGGACTGGACGGTCGCGTTTATGTACGCCGGCTTGCGACGACCGGCGACTTTACGACCGGCGCGATCTTCGAGATCAATCCGGATGACGGCTCGATTCGGCGAACGGTCGCCGCACCTCTCACCTGCCCCCATGGACTTGTTGTCGACCCACTCAGCGGCGATCTGTTTTTCAACAACGTTTGCAGCGGCGCCGGGTCGGCCAACGCGGCGATCTTCCGCATCCGCGATCCAGCCGGGCCGGCGCCGGTCGTTGAGAATTACGCCACCCTGCCGCGAACGCCGAACGGCAGAATGGCCTTTGCCCCGGACGGAACGCTCTATGCTGTATCGGGATACACCGATCCGCAGCCAGCGGTGGTCCGTATCTCTGGCAGCAACGGGCCAACGCCGCACACGGTAGAGACCGTCGACGGAATCTACTCGTTTTTCTGGTTGACCATTCTTGGTGCGGATGAAAACGGTCAGGCCACGTCTCTGGGCATCCTGCAAGAAGATGGAATTAACATCGTGGCGCTGGATGCTGACATGAGCCAGGAAGCCATCGCCGAGGGGCTTGGTCCTGGCCTTGTGGGCCCCGACGGATGCCTCTACAGCACGCTTCAGCACACCGTTTACCGAATTGCCGATCCTAACGGCGACTGTCCGTTTTTTCCCTCGCTTGCCGACCCATTCCTGATGCTGGAAGCACCCGAGCTGGTCCAGCAGGGGGAGGCAGCATCCTTCAATGCCATCCTGCGTAACGCGTCGGTAGCCGGTGGGCAGCCTGTCACGCTGGCGATCAACGGCGTGAATACCGGTTTTCAGATGCAGCGTACCGACCCGGATGGACGCGTGACGTTTACTCTTCAGGGCCGAAATTCGGGTACCGACACGCTGGTGGCCAGGACTCAGCTTGATGGCCTGGACGTAGTTTCCAACCCCGTCACGGTATCCTGGGAACCCGGGCGTGAAACCAGTTACGTCAACCTGAGCGTTGCGCAGCTCACGGCGCTTGCCGGTGTAGACACGTCCTTTAGCGCGTCTTTGCTGAACCTTACCGAAGCACCGCCAGTGCCGGTGAGTGGGGTCGAGATTACCATCAACCTCGGCAACCAGGTTTGCGCTGCAACCACCGACACGCAAGGGTTGGGAAGCTGTCTGCTCACTCCTACACAGGTCGGGGACCTCGCGTTGATTGCCGAGTTCGCCGGCAACGCCTCGCTTGCGCCAGACACCGACGAAACCCTGTTTCGAGTACTCGATCCGGCAGGGCCAGACCTGCTGTTCCGCGACGGCTTCGAGGCGTTGCTGCGGTAA